GGCCGAGCCAGGCCATGCTGGACTGGTAGGCGGTGAAGCCGGGTGCGACGGCGATCGCGCCGAAGGTGCCGTCCGCGGTGGACGTCGGGTAGTAGATGGTGCCGCCGCCGAAGCCGCCCACCAGCGAGGAGACGGAGGTCTCCGACACGGCGTACGAGCCGCGGAGCGCCTCGATGCTCGAAACGGTCGGCGCGGGACCGCGCTGGTAGGGGTTGTCGGCGGCCTGGGCGCCGGGGACCAGCGCGGTGAACAGACCTGCGGTGGCGGCGGCGGCCAGCAGGGTCCTGAACGTGCGGGTGCGGCCCTGGGTCGTCCGGTGACCGCGCGGGGAGGTACCGCCGAAGGGGAGGAGCTGGTGCACGAGGGGGGTCCTCTCGGTCGTGGCGGAACCACACCGTGATGGGGACCGAGAGCCTCGCCCAAGGCTCTCGGGGTACACCGCGTGGCTGCCGCCGTTGTTCGTTGGCGGTCGCCACTCTCGCGGTGCACCCCGTGCGCGCACATCGGCGAGATCACCGGTCTTCGCGACCGGGTCCCGCCCGCCCCGTCCGGGGCGAGACCTCAGCGGACCGGGTGACCGGCTTCCCGCAGAGCGTCCTTGACCTCGGAGATCCGCAGGTCACCGAAGTGGAAGACGGACGCGGCGAGCACCGCGTCGGCGCCCGCTTCGATGGCCGGAGCGAAGTCCGCGAGGCGGCCGGCGCCACCGGAGGCGATGACGGGGACCGTGACGTGCGCGCGTACGGCCGCGATCATCTCGGTGTCGTAGCCGTCCTTCGTGCCGTCGGCGTCCATCGAGTTGAGCAGGATCTCGCCCGCACCGAGCTCGGCGGCCCGGTGCGCCCACTCGACGGCGTCGATGCCGGTGCCCTTGCGGCCACCGTGCGTCGTCACCTCGAAGGTCCCCGCGGGGGTGCGCCGGGCGTCGACCGAGAGCACGAGGACCTGGCGCCCGAAGCGTTCGGCGATCTCGCGGATCAGGTCGGGCCGGGCGATGGCCGCGGTGTTGACGCCGACCTTGTCGGCCCCGGCGCGCAGCAGCTTGTCGACGTCGTCGGGGGTGCGGACACCGCCGCCGACCGTGAGCGGGATGAAGACCTGCTCGGCGGTGCGGCGCACCACGTCGTACGTCGTCTCCCGGTCACCGCTGGACGCGGTGATGTCGAGGAAGGTCAGCTCGTCGGCGCCCTCGGCGTCGTACAGCTTCGCCATCTCCACCGGGTCACCGGCGTCCCGCAGGTTCTGGAAGTTGACGCCCTTGACGACCCGGCCGTTGTCGACGTCCAGGCACGGAATGACTCGGACCGCGAGGCTCACTTCGCACCTGCCCGGAATGCCTCGACCTCGACCTCGACGACCAGGCTCGGGTCGACGAACCCGGACACGATGATCATCGAGGCGGCGGGCCGTACGTCGTCGAACAGTTCCTTGTGGGCACGGCCCACGTCCTCGACGTCCCGGGCGTGCGTGATGTACATCCGGGTGCGGACGACGTCCTCGCGGCCGAGGCCGGCCTGCTCCAGCGCCTCGAAGGCCACGTTGAAGGAGGCGACGGTCTGCTCGTACGGGCTGCCCGCCGAGATCTGGCCCTTGACCACCGAGGTGCAGCCGCTGACCAGGACGAGGCCGCCCGGCAGCTCCACGGCACGGGAGTAGCCGAACTTCTCCTCCCAGGGGGCGCCGGAGGAGATACGGCGTACGGCGTCCGTCATGCGGAGACCGCCTTGAGCGCCTCTTCCAGCGTGAACGCCTTCGCGTAGAGGGCCTTGCCGACGATCGCGCCCTCGACGCCTTCCGCGACGAGCGAGGAGATCGCCCGCAGGTCGTCCAGCGAGGAGACGCCCCCGGAGGCGACGACGGGCTTGTCGGTGGCGGCGCAGACGTTCTTCAGGAGCTCCAGGTTGGGGCCCTGGAGCGTGCCGTCCTTGGCGATGTCGGTGACGACGTAGCGGGCGCAGCCCTCGGAGTCGAGGCGGGCGAGCGTCTCGTAGAGGTCTCCGCCGTCACGGGTCCAGCCGCGACCGCGCAGGGTGGTGCCGCGGACGTCGAGGCCGACGGCGATCTTGTCGCCGTGCTCGGCGATCACCTTGGCGACCCACTCCGGGGTCTCCAGGGCGGCGGTGCCGAGGTTGACGCGAGTGCAGCCGGTGGCGAGGGCCGCGGCGAGCGAGGCGTCGTCGCGGATGCCTCCGGAGAGCTCCACCTTGATGTCCATGGAGCGGGCGACCTCGGCGATCTGCGCCCGGTTGTCACCGGTGCCGAAGGCGGCGTCCAGGTCCACCAGGTGCAGCCACTCGGCGCCCGCCTGCTGCCAGGTGAGGGCGGCCTGCAGGGGGTCACCGTACGAGGTCTCGGAGCCGGACTCGCCGTGGACGAGGCGGACGGCCTGGCCGTCGCGGACATCGACGGCGGGGAGCAGTTCAAGCTTCGGCATTACAGCGTCTCGATCCAGTTGGTCAGCAGCTGGGCGCCGGCATCGCCGGACTTCTCGGGGTGGAACTGGGTGGCCCACAGCGCGCCGTTCTCCACGGCCGCCACGAAGCGTTCGCCGTGCGTGGACCAGGTCACCCTGGGGGCACGGATCTTGGCGTTGGTGACTTCGAGGGACCAGTCGTGCGCCGCGTACGAGTGCACGAAGTAGTAGCGGGCCTCGGGGTCCATACCTGCGAAGAGCTGGGAGTCCGCGGGAGCGTCCACGGTGTTCCAGCCCATGTGCGGGACGACGTCGGCGCGGAGCGGGCCGACGGTGCCGGGCCACTCGTCCAGGCCCTCCGTCTCCACGCCGTGCTCGATGCCGCGCTCGAACAGGATCTGCATGCCGACGCAGATGCCCATGACGGGGCGTCCGCCGGCCAGCCTGCGGCCGATGATCCATTCGCCGCGGGCCTTCTTCAGGCCCTCCATGCAGGCGGAGAACGCTCCGACGCCGGGCACCAGCAGCCCGTCGGCGTTCATCGCCGTGTCGAAGTCGCGGGTGATCTCGACGTCCGCGCCGACGTGGGCGAGGGCCCGCTCGGCGGAACGCACGTTGCCGAAGCCGTAGTCGAAGACGACGACCTTCTTCTTGTCACTCACAGACGTCCCTCAGTCCCAGAGTCCCTGAATCCGCAGAATGCCCGCGAGCAGGCACATCGCGGAGCCGATCCCGAGCAGGACGACGACGCCCTTGGGCATGCCCTGCTTCCAGAAGGAATAGACACCGCCGGCCAGGAAGAGGCCGACGATGATCAGAATGGTATTGAGCCCGGTCACAGCGCGCCCTTCGTGGAAGGAAGGATTCCGGCGGCGCGCGTGTCGCGCTCGGAGGCGTAGCGCAGGGCGCGGGCGAGCGCCTTGAACTGGCACTCCACGATGTGGTGGGCGTTGCGCCCGTACGGCACGTGGACGTGCAGGGCGATCTGCGCCTGGGCGACGAAGGACTCCAGGATGTGCCGGGTCATCGTCGTGTCGTACTCGCCGATCATCGGCGCCATCTTCTCGGGCTCGGTGTGCACCAGGTACGGGCGGCCGGAGAGGTCGACGGTGACCTGGGCGAGCGACTCGTCCAGGGGGACGGTGCAGTTGCCGAAGCGGTAGATGCCGACCTTGTCGCCGAGGGCCTGCTTGAAGGCGGCGCCGAGCGCGAGGGCGGTGTCCTCGATGGTGTGGTGCGAGTCGATGTGCAGGTCGCCGTCGGTCTTGACCGTGAGGTCGAAGAGGCCGTGGCGGCCGAGCTGGTCGAGCATGTGGTCGTAGAAGCCGACCCCCGTCGACACATCGACTTTGCCGGTGCCGTCGAGGTTGATCTCGACGAGCACGGACGTTTCCTTCGTGGTGCGTTCCACGCGTCCTACGCGGGGGTTCATGCCTCGTGCTCCTTCTTGGCGTTCTCAGTGACAAGCGTGCGCACCGCATCGAGGAACGCGTCGTTCTCGTCCGGGGTTCCTGCGGAGACCCGCAGCCATCCCGGTACACCGTTGTCCCGGACCAGGACGCCCCGGTCGAGGATCTGCCGCCAGGCGGTGTGGCTGTCGGCGAAGCGGCCGAACTGGACGAAGTTGGCGTCCGAGTCGGTCACGTCGAAGCCGAGGGCGCGCAGCTCGTCGACGATCCGGTCGCGCTCGCTCTTGAGCTGCGCGACGTACCCGAGCAGCGTATCGGTGTGTTCCAGGGCGGCGAGTGCGGTGGCCTGGGTGATGGAGGACAAGTGGTACGGCAGCCGCACCAGCTGTACGGCGTCGACGACGGCCGGGTCCGCGGCGAGGTAGCCGAGGCGCAGTCCGGCGGCGCCGAACGCCTTCGACATGGTGCGCGAGAGCACCAGGTGCGGGCGGCCCTCGATCAGCGGGAGCAGCGAGGGGTGGTGGCTGAACTCGCCGTACGCCTCGTCGACGACGACCATCGACGGCTTGGCCGCCTGTGCCGCCTCGTACAGGTCGAGGACGGTCTCGGCGTCGACGGCGGTGCCGGTGGGGTTGTTGGGCGAGGTGATGAAGACGACGTCGGGCCGCTGCTCGGCGATGACCTTGCGGGCCGCCGCGACGTCGATGGTGAAGTCCTCGTTGCGCGGCCCGGAGATCCACCCCGTGCCGGTGCCGCGCGAGATGAGCGCGTGCATCGAGTACGAGGGTTCGAAACCGATCGCCGTGCGCCCCGGGCCGCCGAAGGTCTGGAGGAGCTGCTGGAGCACCTCGTTGGACCCGTTGGCCGCCCAGACGTTGGCGCAGCCGACCTCGTGTCCGGCGGTGCGGGTGAGGTAGCGGGCGAGCTCGGTACGGAGCTCGACGGCGTCCCGGTCGGGGTAGCGGTTGAGGTCGCGGGCGGCTTCGCGGACCCGCTCGGCGATCCGGTCGACCAGCGCCTCGGGGAGCGGGTACGGATTCTCGTTGGTGTTCAGGCGTACGGGTACGTCGAGCTGCGGCGCCCCGTAGGGGGACTGGCCCCGGAGCTCCTCGCGGATGGGGAGCGCGTCCCAGGGATTGCGGGTGGTGCTGTCGTTCGTCACGCCTGCGGAACCTTCCAGCCACGGTGTTCGTCGAGTTCGCCTTCGGCGAAACGTGCCTTGAGCGCCGCGCCGTGCGCGGGGAGGTCCTCGGCCTCGGCGAGGGTCACCACGTGGTGCGTGACCTCGGCGAGCGCGTCGCGCGTGTAGTCGACGATGTGGATGCCGCGCAGGAAGGACTGCACGGAGAGGCCCGAGGAGTGGCAGGCGCAGCCGCCGGTGGGCAGGACGTGGTTGGAGCCCGCGCAGTAGTCCCCGAGGGAGACCGGCGACCACGGGCCGACGAAGACCGCTCCGGCGTTGCGGACCCGGTCCGCGAGGGCGGCGGCGTCCGCGGTCTGGATCTCCAGGTGCTCGGCGGCGTAGGCGTCGACGACCTTGAGACCGTCCTCCAGGTCGTTGACCAGGACGATCGCGGACTGACGGCCGGCCAGGGCGGGCTCGATCCGGTCCGTGACGTGCTTGGTCGCCGCGATCTGCGGCTTCAGCTCGGCCTCGGTGGCGGCGGCCAGTTCCTCGGAGTCGGTGACGAGGACCGCCGCGGCCATGGGGTCGTGCTCGGCCTGGCTGATCAGGTCGGCGGCGACGTGCACCGGGTCGGCGGTCGCGTCGGCGAGGATCGCGATCTCCGTCGGGCCGGCTTCGGCGTCGATGCCGATGCGGCCCTTGAGGAGGCGCTTGGCCGCGGCGACGTAGATGTTGCCGGGGCCGGTGACCAGGTTCACGGGCAGGCAGTCGGCCGTCCCGTACGCGAACATCGCGACGGCCTGGGCGCCGCCCGCCGCGTACACCTCTCGGACGCCGAGCAGGGCGCAGGCGGCGAGGATGGTGGGGTGCGGCAGTCCGCCGAACTCCTTCTGCGGCGGCGAGGAGACGGCGATGCCTTCGACGCCCGCCTCCTGGGCCGGTACGACGTTCATGACGACGGACGAGGGGTAGACGGAGCGCCCGCCCGGTACGTACAGACCGACGCGCTCGACGGGCACCCACTTCTCGGTGACCGTGCCGCCCGGGACGACCTGGGTGGTGTGCGTGGTGCGGCGCTGCGCGCGGTGGACGAGGCGGGCGCGGCGGATCGACTCCTCCAGCGCGGCGCGTACGGCGGGGTCGAGCTGCTCCAGCGCCTCGTCGAGGGCGGCGGCCGGGACCCGGATCGAGTCGAGGCGTACGCCGTCGAATTTCTCCCCCCACTCGATCACTGCCGCTGAGCCGCGATGGCGTACGTCCTCGCAGATGGGCCGCACCGTTTCCAGGGCGGCTTCCACGTCGAACTCGGCACGGGGCAGCAGGTCGCGCAGGTCGCCGCCCTCGGGGAGGGCATTGCCGCGCAGATCGATTCGAGAGATCACACCGCAATTCTCTCAGACCGCTTCCGGCGCCCGGACGCCCGTATCACTGGCTGATACATGCCCCGGCTGTCACTGCTGACTACTAGCGTTCACGCCGTCACACAGGGGGAAGAACATGTGTACGGCATCTGCACAGAGGGGACGGCAGTGACCGAGCCGCAGGATGGCGATATCCCGGACGGCCTCAGCGCAGCGGAGCTGGGCATGTGGCAGTCCTTCCGGAACGGCACCACCTACGACCTGCGCACCCGCGACCCGGTGCGCGACGATCCGTTCGCGGCGCACATCTGGGGACCCGAGCGGAGTGTCGGCGCCCGGACGGTGGCCAGGCTGCTGCTGAGCGGGCCGCAGGCACGGCACGGCCGGGTGGCGGCGCTGAAGCTCCGGGGCGTACGGATCACGGGGCGGCTGGACCTGGCGGGCGGGCGCGTCTCCCCGTACGTCGAGCTGACGGGCTGCCGTTTCGAGCAGGAGGTGGTGCTGCCCGAGTGCCACTTCACGACCCTGCGGATGGTCGGCTGCTCGATTCCGCGGCTGGAGGCGGCCCGGCTGCACACCGAGGGCGATCTCCATCTGCCGCGCTGCCGGATCGAGGGAGGTATCCGGCTCACGGACGCCCAGATCGGGACGGACCTGCTGATCAACCAGATCAGCATCGGCCCCGACCGGCGGGGCCGCGCCCTGACCGCCGACGGTCTCGCGGTGGCCCAGGACCTGCAGGCCGAGATGGTCGAGACACGCGGCGAGCTGAGCCTGCGCGGCGCGAAGGTCGGCGGCTCACTCAGCCTGCGCGGCAGCAGACTGCGGGGCACGGAGGGGCGGCGGGCGCTCAACGCCCCGCAGCTGACCGTCGAACGCACGCTGTACATGACCGAGGCATGGGTGAGCGTCGACACCGGGAACCAGGGCACCACTCCCCCGTACGGCATCACGCGCTCCTCGGCCACGCCGGCGCGCGGCACCCGCTCCCAGGTCTTCGAGTGCCGGGGCGGGGTGCGGCTCGACGACGGCAGGTTCGGGGACGCGGTGGACCTGCACAAGGCGCGGTTCGTGCTGGCCCGGCACGAGGAGCTGTCGCTGCGCAGGATCGTCACCCCGGAGCTCCGGTTCAACGCGGAGCGCCCGGAGGAGGGCCGGGTCGTGCTGAACGGGGCGAAGGTCGTCACGCTGATCGACGTGTCGAGCAGCTGGCCGGGCCCGGGCGGCCTGGCGATGGGCGGCTTTGTCTACGAGAACCTCGTCCCGTACGGGCACTTCCCGCTCTCCCGGAGGCTGGAGTGGGTGCTCGCGGCGACTCCGGAGTACGTCCCCGAGCCGTACGAGCGGCTCGCCACCGTGCTGCGCGGCTGCGGCGAGGACGCGGACGCCCGCGAGGTGCTGCTCGCCAAGCAGCGCCGGCGCCGGGAGACGCTGCCGCCCGCCGCAAGGCTGTGGGGGTACCTCCAGGACTGGACGGTGGCGTACGGCTACCGGCCGGGGCGGGCGGCCGTGTGGATGGCCGTGCTGTGGGCGGCGGGCGCGGTGGCGTTCTCCCGCTACGACCCCGAGGCGATCAAGCAGGACGAGCATCCGGAGTGGAACGCCGCCCTGTACGCGCTCGATCTGCTGGTGCCGGTGATCAACCTCGGGCAGGACGGTTACTGGCGACTGGAGGGCGGCTGGCAGTGGGTCGGGGCGGCTCTCGTCCTGCTGGGCTGGATACTGGCCACGACGGTCGCGGCCGGCGCCTCACGGCTGCTGCGCCGCGGATGACGGCCCGAAGCCGCCGGACACCGCAACGGCCTTTGCCACAGGGGCTGTCCGCGTTCCGGACGGGGGGCGGGAACGGGCAACCGAAGGGCGGTTTCAAGCCAGAATCCGATATTTCCTTTGCCTTTTCTTGACCCTCGTCAGGGCAACCCTCCGACTCGGCACAGAAGCTTCACCTCACCCCTCTGGCGCGCCCCTCACCAGCGCTTTTCAATGGTCTGCACCATGTCATTCCTTCGCGCTCTGCTCAGCACCACGCGCATGATCCGGCACAGCCCCGAGCTGTCCGCCGGACTGCCCGCGGATGACGCTGTGCTGCTCGACGCACCCGACGAACGGCTCTCCCCCGCCCTGGTGGCCGCCGCCCTCGGTGCGTACGAACCCGCCGCCGAACTCCTCGCCGCCACCAGGGAGGGCGCCGAGTGGGAGACCCGCGACCGGTGCCTCGCCCGCCTCGTCACCTTCGCGCACAGCCGCGACGGCTGGCTCGCCGACTGGCTGACCGCCGCCCCGCGCGACCCGGACGCACTGCTCGTCAAGGCCGGCCTCGCCGTCCACCGCGCCTGGGAGTCGCCCGCCCGCGCCGAGCGGCTGCGCGAGGTGGGTCCGCTCATCTCGGCGGCGGCCGAGGCCCAGCCGGGCGACCCGGTGCCCTGGCGGCTCGCCCTGGACCACGCCCGCGGTACGCATGCCACGCACACCGCCTTCGAGGCCCTGTGGGAGCAGGCCATACGGCGGTCCCCGCACCACTACGGCTGCCACGTCGCGGCGCTCCAGTACCTCTCCGCCGCCTGGTACGGCTCGCACCGCGAGTGCTTCGACTTCGCCGAGCAGGCGGCCGAGGACGCCCTGCCCGACTCCCTGGTGCAGGCGTTGCCGGTACGGGCGGCGTTCGCCCTGCTGCTCGACTCGAAGCTCGCGGCACGGACCAACCCGGTGCAGGTGGACCGGATCGACGCCGCGGCCGATCTCGCGATCACGCTCTCCGGTGCGTACCGGCCCGGCGACCCCTGGCCGGCCGAGGTGCGCAACCTCCTGGCGTACGTCCTCGTCGTACGCGGGCGCTGGGACGAGGCGCTGGAACAGTTCCGGCTGATCGGACCGCAGGCGACCTCGTTCCCGTGGTCCTCGGTGTCCGACGATCCGCTCGGTCAGTTCCTCGACGCGAGGGACGGCGCACGGCTCCAGGTGGCCTCCCTGACCCCCTTGCGCAACCGGGACGGCCGCAGCCGCCCGCGCGGCCATTACGCTTGACCGTTGTGACCACCGCTCGCCTCCCCCTCTTCCCGCTCAACGCGGTGCTGTTCCCCGGCCTGGTGCTGCCGCTCAACGTCTTCGAGGCGCGTTATCGCGCCATGATGCGCGAGTTGCTGCAGACCGACGAGGACGAACCGCGCCGCTTCGTCGTGGTCGCGATCCGCGACGGCCGCGAGATCGCTCCGACCTCCACCGGGATGCCGGACAGCCTCGCCGCCGCCGTCCCCGTCGACCGCGCACCGGCCGACGGCTTCGGCCCCGACCCGATCCAGTCCTTCCACCGGGTCGGCTGCGTCGCGGACGCCGCGAAGATCCGTGAGCGCGCCGACGGGAGCTTCGAGATCCTGGCCACCGGCACGGTCCGGGTCAAGCTGCTCTCCGTCGACGCGAGCGGCCCCTATCTGACCGCCGAGGTCGAAGAGCTGAGCGAGGAACCGGAGGCCGACGATGCCTCCGGGACCGGCGGGGCCGACGAGGCCGGCGCGCTCGCCGAGGGCGTCCTGCGCGCCTTCCGCAGCTACCAGAAGCGGCTCGCGGGGGCCAGCGAACGTTCACTGACCACCGGGGCCGACCTTCCTGACGACCCGTCGGTGGTCTCGTACCTGGTGGCCGCCGCGGCCGTACTCGACATCCCGTCGAAGCAGCGTCTGCTCCAGGCCCCGGACACCGCGACGCGCCTGCGCGAGGAGCTGGCCCTCCTGCGGCAGGAGACCGCGGTCATCCGGCATCTCCCGTCGCTGCCCGCGGTGGAACTGACCCGGGCTCCCACGCACCCCAACTGACCCGAGGACCTGGCCCTGTGGCGAAGAAGCCGAAGAAGCAGCAGGGCGGCACCCCGGCCACGGTCGCCCTGACCGCGGCGGGCACCGCCTTCACCGTCCACGCCTACGAGCACGATCCGTCCTCCCCGTCCTACGGCGAGGAGGCGGCCGAGGCCCTCGGCGTCTCCCCCGACCGGGTGTTCAAGACGCTGGTCGCCGACGTGGACGGCGAACTGACCGTGGCGGTCGTCCCGGTGGCCGGCTCCCTGGACCTGAAGGCACTGGCATCGGCGGTCGGCGGCAAGCGGGCCACGATGGCGGACCCGGTGGCCGCGGAGCGCACGACGGGCTACGTACGCGGCGGAATCTCCCCCCTGGGCCAACGCAAGCGCCTGCGCACGGTGCTGGACGCCTCGGCACGGACCCACCCGACCATCTGCGTCTCGGCGGGCCGCCGCGGCCTGGAGGTCGAACTGACGGCCACGGACCTGGCCTCACTGACGAACGCGGTCTTCGCCCCGATCGGCCGGGACTGACGCCGGGGGACCTCATCTCTTCAGCCCGTCCGGCGTTTGAGGACCGGGGCCTGGGCGGAGCCCCGGTTCGGGAAGGGGCGGGCAGGGGCACAAGCCCGCCGCAGGCGCCCCGCACCCCGCACCCACCCACCGCGGGCTACGGGCTACGGGCTACAAGCCAAAACTACGGACTACGACTGCCCGGCCCCCGGCAAGGACGCTCCCCCGTCCGGCACCGCAGACCCCTCCCACTCCGGCTCCGGCTCCGGATCCCGCGGCGCGAACAACGCCGTCAGCCCCAGATGCACCAGCATCGCCACGATCGGCCACGCCAGCACGACCCCCACCGCGTTCAGCTTCAGCGGCGCGTCGAAGACGACCCCCTTGCCGACCTCCTTGGCCCGCGCGACCACGTCCGAGGACGGTCCGAACCAGACCCCGATGCCCCAGGCCAGCAGCGAACCGAGCAGCCCGCCGAGCGCGAGCCCGGACACCAGCAGAATGCCCCCGAGGCGCCGGTAGAGGAACACCGCGAGGGCGGACACGATCCCGAAGCCGAGCGCCAGCAGCACGAACGTGCCGTCCGCCCCGATGGCCTCCTCGCCCTCGCTGTCCTTCAGGAAGACCGCGGTGTCGTCGGAGATCAGCGGCACCCGGGGCGCCAGCCACAGCCAGAGCAGCCCGAGCACCACGCCCGCCGCCGTCAGCACCGCGGTGATCACGGCGGCCTGCCGCAGCTCCGCGGACAGGTCCTTGCCGTACACCGGCTCGTGGCCGGGTGAGGGGTGCGACCCCGACGGCGGCTTCTGCCACGGATCGTTGGACGAGGGCTGGTGCGGCGGCGTCAGAGGTGCGGTCACCGTGCCATCGTGCCAGGTGACCCTGTGCGGCGCCTCACCGGACCGATTACGCCCCGGCAACGCGCCGCCGGCGCCGTACCCCGGCACCCGCTAGCGGACCGCCGCCCGCCGGTACGCCCACGTCGCCACGGCCAGCGACAGCACGCCCACCACGGCGCACACCGCGAGATCCAGAGCGATGACCGGCCAGTCGGGATGCGCGTCGAAGGACCGCGCGAGCGCCTCCACGCCGTACGTCGAGGGCAGCAGGTCGCGCGCCCACCCGACCGGCCCGGGCAGCCGGTCGGCCGGCAGCACGCCCAGCAGCAGGGCCGCGGACATGCCCAGCTGCCCGAGCAGCGTCGCGAGTTCCTGACGCGGCGCCAGCAGCCCCAGCGCCGCCCCGAGACCGGCCAGCGCGGCCCCGGAGAGCGGGACCACGGCGACGAGCACCCACAGGTGCGTCATCGGGAGCTGGAAGAGCACACTGCCGGTGACGGCCGTGACGACCGTGCCGGGCACGGTGAAGGACGCGTACGCCCCGGCCGCCCCC
The Streptomyces sp. NBC_00234 DNA segment above includes these coding regions:
- a CDS encoding LON peptidase substrate-binding domain-containing protein; this encodes MTTARLPLFPLNAVLFPGLVLPLNVFEARYRAMMRELLQTDEDEPRRFVVVAIRDGREIAPTSTGMPDSLAAAVPVDRAPADGFGPDPIQSFHRVGCVADAAKIRERADGSFEILATGTVRVKLLSVDASGPYLTAEVEELSEEPEADDASGTGGADEAGALAEGVLRAFRSYQKRLAGASERSLTTGADLPDDPSVVSYLVAAAAVLDIPSKQRLLQAPDTATRLREELALLRQETAVIRHLPSLPAVELTRAPTHPN
- a CDS encoding oxidoreductase, giving the protein MTEPQDGDIPDGLSAAELGMWQSFRNGTTYDLRTRDPVRDDPFAAHIWGPERSVGARTVARLLLSGPQARHGRVAALKLRGVRITGRLDLAGGRVSPYVELTGCRFEQEVVLPECHFTTLRMVGCSIPRLEAARLHTEGDLHLPRCRIEGGIRLTDAQIGTDLLINQISIGPDRRGRALTADGLAVAQDLQAEMVETRGELSLRGAKVGGSLSLRGSRLRGTEGRRALNAPQLTVERTLYMTEAWVSVDTGNQGTTPPYGITRSSATPARGTRSQVFECRGGVRLDDGRFGDAVDLHKARFVLARHEELSLRRIVTPELRFNAERPEEGRVVLNGAKVVTLIDVSSSWPGPGGLAMGGFVYENLVPYGHFPLSRRLEWVLAATPEYVPEPYERLATVLRGCGEDADAREVLLAKQRRRRETLPPAARLWGYLQDWTVAYGYRPGRAAVWMAVLWAAGAVAFSRYDPEAIKQDEHPEWNAALYALDLLVPVINLGQDGYWRLEGGWQWVGAALVLLGWILATTVAAGASRLLRRG
- a CDS encoding ABC transporter permease — translated: MTAPLTPPHQPSSNDPWQKPPSGSHPSPGHEPVYGKDLSAELRQAAVITAVLTAAGVVLGLLWLWLAPRVPLISDDTAVFLKDSEGEEAIGADGTFVLLALGFGIVSALAVFLYRRLGGILLVSGLALGGLLGSLLAWGIGVWFGPSSDVVARAKEVGKGVVFDAPLKLNAVGVVLAWPIVAMLVHLGLTALFAPRDPEPEPEWEGSAVPDGGASLPGAGQS
- the priA gene encoding bifunctional 1-(5-phosphoribosyl)-5-((5-phosphoribosylamino)methylideneamino)imidazole-4-carboxamide isomerase/phosphoribosylanthranilate isomerase PriA; translated protein: MPKLELLPAVDVRDGQAVRLVHGESGSETSYGDPLQAALTWQQAGAEWLHLVDLDAAFGTGDNRAQIAEVARSMDIKVELSGGIRDDASLAAALATGCTRVNLGTAALETPEWVAKVIAEHGDKIAVGLDVRGTTLRGRGWTRDGGDLYETLARLDSEGCARYVVTDIAKDGTLQGPNLELLKNVCAATDKPVVASGGVSSLDDLRAISSLVAEGVEGAIVGKALYAKAFTLEEALKAVSA
- the hisH gene encoding imidazole glycerol phosphate synthase subunit HisH, translated to MSDKKKVVVFDYGFGNVRSAERALAHVGADVEITRDFDTAMNADGLLVPGVGAFSACMEGLKKARGEWIIGRRLAGGRPVMGICVGMQILFERGIEHGVETEGLDEWPGTVGPLRADVVPHMGWNTVDAPADSQLFAGMDPEARYYFVHSYAAHDWSLEVTNAKIRAPRVTWSTHGERFVAAVENGALWATQFHPEKSGDAGAQLLTNWIETL
- a CDS encoding histidinol-phosphate transaminase encodes the protein MTNDSTTRNPWDALPIREELRGQSPYGAPQLDVPVRLNTNENPYPLPEALVDRIAERVREAARDLNRYPDRDAVELRTELARYLTRTAGHEVGCANVWAANGSNEVLQQLLQTFGGPGRTAIGFEPSYSMHALISRGTGTGWISGPRNEDFTIDVAAARKVIAEQRPDVVFITSPNNPTGTAVDAETVLDLYEAAQAAKPSMVVVDEAYGEFSHHPSLLPLIEGRPHLVLSRTMSKAFGAAGLRLGYLAADPAVVDAVQLVRLPYHLSSITQATALAALEHTDTLLGYVAQLKSERDRIVDELRALGFDVTDSDANFVQFGRFADSHTAWRQILDRGVLVRDNGVPGWLRVSAGTPDENDAFLDAVRTLVTENAKKEHEA
- the ybaK gene encoding Cys-tRNA(Pro) deacylase, giving the protein MAKKPKKQQGGTPATVALTAAGTAFTVHAYEHDPSSPSYGEEAAEALGVSPDRVFKTLVADVDGELTVAVVPVAGSLDLKALASAVGGKRATMADPVAAERTTGYVRGGISPLGQRKRLRTVLDASARTHPTICVSAGRRGLEVELTATDLASLTNAVFAPIGRD
- the hisF gene encoding imidazole glycerol phosphate synthase subunit HisF, producing MSLAVRVIPCLDVDNGRVVKGVNFQNLRDAGDPVEMAKLYDAEGADELTFLDITASSGDRETTYDVVRRTAEQVFIPLTVGGGVRTPDDVDKLLRAGADKVGVNTAAIARPDLIREIAERFGRQVLVLSVDARRTPAGTFEVTTHGGRKGTGIDAVEWAHRAAELGAGEILLNSMDADGTKDGYDTEMIAAVRAHVTVPVIASGGAGRLADFAPAIEAGADAVLAASVFHFGDLRISEVKDALREAGHPVR
- the hisB gene encoding imidazoleglycerol-phosphate dehydratase HisB is translated as MNPRVGRVERTTKETSVLVEINLDGTGKVDVSTGVGFYDHMLDQLGRHGLFDLTVKTDGDLHIDSHHTIEDTALALGAAFKQALGDKVGIYRFGNCTVPLDESLAQVTVDLSGRPYLVHTEPEKMAPMIGEYDTTMTRHILESFVAQAQIALHVHVPYGRNAHHIVECQFKALARALRYASERDTRAAGILPSTKGAL
- a CDS encoding RidA family protein, yielding MTDAVRRISSGAPWEEKFGYSRAVELPGGLVLVSGCTSVVKGQISAGSPYEQTVASFNVAFEALEQAGLGREDVVRTRMYITHARDVEDVGRAHKELFDDVRPAASMIIVSGFVDPSLVVEVEVEAFRAGAK
- the hisD gene encoding histidinol dehydrogenase, with the protein product MISRIDLRGNALPEGGDLRDLLPRAEFDVEAALETVRPICEDVRHRGSAAVIEWGEKFDGVRLDSIRVPAAALDEALEQLDPAVRAALEESIRRARLVHRAQRRTTHTTQVVPGGTVTEKWVPVERVGLYVPGGRSVYPSSVVMNVVPAQEAGVEGIAVSSPPQKEFGGLPHPTILAACALLGVREVYAAGGAQAVAMFAYGTADCLPVNLVTGPGNIYVAAAKRLLKGRIGIDAEAGPTEIAILADATADPVHVAADLISQAEHDPMAAAVLVTDSEELAAATEAELKPQIAATKHVTDRIEPALAGRQSAIVLVNDLEDGLKVVDAYAAEHLEIQTADAAALADRVRNAGAVFVGPWSPVSLGDYCAGSNHVLPTGGCACHSSGLSVQSFLRGIHIVDYTRDALAEVTHHVVTLAEAEDLPAHGAALKARFAEGELDEHRGWKVPQA